The region GGCAACATAATATCTTGGCAACGCTGTTGAAATTTCTTCATATCATGGTCTGTCTGACAATTTGCTACAAAATTCTGTTGTTCATATTGAAATTTTGGAACGACATTCCATTCACTTTCACGAGTTTTTCCACTTTCATTCCCTATCCAACGAACATCAGGAGCACAACCGGACATCACAATATCAGGTTGTAATTCAATTGCTGTAGTCCAAATACGTTCAAAATCATATTTTTGAACTGGCTTACCATCTTCTTTGGCACCACATGCACCATCTAACCAAAGCATAAATATTTCACCGTAATTAGTTAATAGTTCTGTTAACTGTTTGATATAAAAATCATTATACTCAGGAGTTCCATAACAATCTGCATTTCTATCCCACGGAGAAAGATAAACCCCGAATTTAAGTCCATATTTTTTACAGCTATTCGCAACCTCCTGTACCACATCTCCCTCACCGTTTTTATAAGGACTATTTTTAATTGAGTGCTCTGTTGTTTGGGTTGGCCACAAACAAAATCCATCATGGTGCTTGCAAGTTAAGATAATCCCTTTCATTCCCGCATCAGCAATCGCACGACACCACTGATCCGTATCTTGATTTTTAGGATTAAATAAACTTTCTTCCTCCCTGCCATTTCCCCATTCTTTATCCGTAAACGTGTTGATACCGTAATGAATGAAGGCATAGTATTTCATTTCCTGAATGATGAGCTGACGATGATTGGGAACTATACTAGTATACATGTCCAATCTGTGATCCAAAGTAATCTCCCCTTATAAAATATTAGAATCATCTTAATAGTACTGCCATATAACGTATTGTTGAAAGTGTAAAAATTCAAGAATAACTCGTTATTTTACTGTATTTAAAACTAAAAAATGTACGCTATGGAATAGACTTTTTACATTGTCTATCCTATAGCGTACATACTAATTTCTTTTATAACAGTCTTTTAATATCTTCTACAATCAAATCTTCTCTTAGGCGGTATCGTTCATATAATAGGTTAATATCCTCACGATCCGTAAATTCTTTTGTTGCACCGTAATTTAAAACTTTGATCTCTTTATCCGCGTAGAATCTTGAGATTTTTTCACCAAATCCACCATCAAGAACACCGTCTTCTAGTGTCACGATTATCTGATGATTAGCTAATAATTGTGTCAGTAAAGCTTCGTCAATTCCACTAGCAAAACGAGGATTGATTAACGTTGCCTCGATACCTGTTATAGATTTTAACTTTTCTTGAACGTTTTGACCTAATGTATAAAATGAGCCTAATGCTAAAATAGCAACCTTGCTTCCATCATTCATTTTTTGATAACAATTTAGTTGACTGAAGTTAGGTGCAACCTCTTCTTTTGTCGAAATAACAGGACCTCCAGGTACTCGCACCACAACCGGATGCTCATTTTGTTCAAGTCCCCATTCTACCATGGCTAGATATTCTTCCTTAGTCGTAGGAGCTAGATAAACGATATTTGGAATATTTGAGACAAGCGCAATATCAAATACACCTAAATGAGTAACATCAGCCGAAGAAATTCCGCTACCAAATACTAAAATCAGCGCAGGATTATTATTGATGGCTAAATCTTGAGACAATTGGTCATATGTTCGTTGAATGAATGAGCTGTAAAGACCAAGAACAGGTTTTGCACCTTGAGAGGCTAATCCTGATGCTAGCGCAACGGCATGTTCTTCTGCAATTCCAACATCCATAAATTGTTCAGGGAATTCATATCTAAACTTATTTAATCCTACAACCCCTGGTGTTCCAGCTGTAATCGCAATGACTTTTTCATCTGTTTTAGCTTTCTCACATAAGAAATTATCTATAATTTGACCATAGTTTTCACCATTGAAACTGTAAAGTTGTTTCCCCGTCTCTAAATTAAACGGTCCTACATAATGGAAACCTTCTTTATTTGATTCTGATGGTTTATATCCTTTTCCTTTGACCGTATACATATGAATGACAACAGGTTTCTCGGTATCTTTTACTTCTGAGAATACATTAATTAAAGCATCAATATCATGACCATTTGGAACAAAGCGATAATCAAATCCAAGTGATTTAAAGAAGTTATTTTCACAGGTTCCATTCGATTGACGAAGTTCAGCTAAGTTTTTATATAAACCACCATGGTTGACAGCAATCGACATATCATTATCATTTACTAAGATAATCATATTTTTACCTGAGGCAGCAGCATTATTTAAACCTTCATAGGCTTCACCACCACTTAACGAACCATCTCCAATAACTGCAATAATATTTTCTTTTTCACCTTTAACATCGCGCGCTTTGGCAAGACCGCACGCCAAACTAATAGAAGTCGAGGTATGACCTACTGTAAAGAAATCATGTTCACTTTCTTTAGGTGAGCTATATCCTGTAATTGATGCAAATTGCTCAGGATCAATAAATCCATGTTTTCTTCCTGTTAAAATTTTATGTGGGTAACATTGATGTGAGACATCATATACAATTTTATCCACAGGTGAATTAAAAACATAATGCATTGCAATCGTTGCCTCTACCATTCCTAGATTCGGACCAAAATGCCCGCCTGTTTGACTCACCTTTTCTATAATAACTTGTCTAATTTCATCCGCTAATAATGGTAAGTCTTCCTGATTAAGCGCCTTTAAATCTTTCGGGGAATTTATACGATTTAAAATATTTAACTCCATTTAATTTCCTCCTTTATGTTTTCCTCAATCTCGAAGAATTTAGTTAATAAACAATGATTTACATCCCTGTCTTATCCTATTTTACTTTGAACCCTCTACAAAGAAAGTATCACCTATTCTTAACTTTAATATCCATCTGAAAGAGAGTATAACACCTGAAGTAAACTCTAACGCAATAGTGAAAATTAAATTTTTCAAAATAAGAAAAAGCTCCCTATAATAAGGAGCTTTTCGTTAATCTATTGTTTCTTTAACAGGCTTCTCTTCACTAACATAAGAATCTACCACATTTTCAAATTTCTTTATTTCTTCAATCATTAAGGTAGATGACGTTTGGTATTCTTTTTTCCCTGATAGACATCTCCTTCTTCTTTATACGCTATTTAAACCCTTTTATCAACTATCAACTTTGCATATCCTTTAAATAACTAAATTTGCTCTTCTAATAGTAGAACTTCAATCTCTTTATCAGGCCAATACCCCCACGATTCAACAATTTTACCATTAACAACTTTAAAGTTTTCCAATGCTTCAAAGCTGATTGTTTTATGTGTTGCACTAATTCCCATATACTCGCCAATATGTTTAGCCTCGTACCGAACTCTCGTTGCCACCTGTTCATTTTCTGCAAAAACGTCTAGTATTTCTATCTTAAGATTATCAAATATGTTAGCAATAATTTTTAAAATATTAACTGCATCATGATTACTTCTAGCTGACGCTGGACTATGATCAATATAATCTTCACTTAAAATTTTTAAGACATACTCATAATTCTTCTTCACATACCCTTCAATAAAAAAAGCGATGACTATTTCTTTTTCACTCATTTACAACTTCAACTCCTCTCCTTCTTTATAAATTTATGTACTTAAAATTGATTCTTTACTTCTTAATTTATTATTTATTCCTTATAAAAAAAGCTTGGAAAAACTTTAAAATAAAGGTTCTCCAAGCTTTCTAATATTATTCCCACTCAATTGTTGCAGGCGGTTTAGATGTAATGTCATACACTACGCGGTTAACGTGTGCGACTTCGTTTACGATACGAACAGAGATTTTTTGTAAAACATCAAATGGGATACGTGCCCAATCTGAAGTCATACCATCAATTGACGTTACGGCACGAACAACAACCGTATGGTCATATGTACGCTCATCTCCCATTACCCCAACTGATTTAATGTTAGGTAACGCAGTGAAATATTGCCATACATCGCGTTCAAGTCCTGCTTTTTTGATTTCTTCACGTAAAATGAAATCTGACTCACGAACGATTTCTAATTTCTCTTCTGTCACTTCACCTAAAACACGAATTCCAAGACCAGGTCCAGGGAATGGTTGACGGAAGACAATTTCTTCTGGTAATCCAAGCTCAAGTCCTAATTGACGAACTTCATCTTTGAATAAAGTGTTCAGCGGTTCAATTAATTCGAACTCCATATCTTCAGGTAATCCCCCTACGTTATGGTGTGATTTAATTGTTTGAGCTGTATCAGTACCAGATTCAATAATATCTGTATAAAGAGTTCCTTGTGCTAAGAACTTCATGTCTTTTAATTTAGCAGATTCTTCATCAAAGCAATAAACAAACTCATTACCAATAATTTTACGTTTTTGCTCAGGATCAGAAACACCTTTTAATTTATTTAAGAAACGTTCTTGTGCATCAATTTTGATGAAGTTCATATTGAATTTTCCATCAAATGTTTCAACAACACTTTCCGCTTCTCCTTTACGAAGTAATCCATGATCAACGAACATACATGTTAATTGATCTCCGATAGCACGGTGAATTAATGCTGCAACAACAGATGAATCAACCCCACCACTTAAGGCACATAATACATTTTCAGATCCAACTTGAGCGCGGATTTTTTCTACTTGCTCATCAATGAAGTTTTTCATTGACCAGTTAGCCTCTGCACCACAAACATTAAAGATAAAGTTCTTTAAAATTTGTGAACCATACACTGAGTGTTGTACTTCAGGATGGAATTGAACTAAATAAATGTTACGTTCTTCATTTGAAGCTGCTGCAATTGGACATGAATCGCTGCTAGCATCAACAACAAATCCTTCTGGTAACTTTGTTACATGATAACCATGACTCATCCATACCACTTGTTCTTGTGGCATATCTTGATATAATTTATTCACATTTTTAATTGTGATTTCTGCTTTTCCATACTCACGTTGTTCAGCACGTTCTACTACTCCACCGTGCATATGAGTTGTTAATTGCATTCCGTAGCAAATCCCTAAAATCGGTAATCCTAAGTTAAAGATTTCAGGATCAACTGTAAATGCACCTTCTTGTGTGACACTATTAGGACTTCCACTGAAGATAATTCCTTTAACATTTGGCATTTGCTTGATTTCTGCTGCCGTTAACTTATGTGATTTTAATTCACTATATACTCCGAATTCACGAATACGGCGAGTAATTAACTGATTATATTGACTACCAAAGTCTAATACAATAACCTCATCATGTTGCATATGTCCTTCACCTCTTTTTACTAGTTTGTTTTTTGCTTCGATATTTTATAGGATGACCGCCTAAAAATTTCTTATTTAAGATTATATAGTAAAAAATGAACTTTTGTCACCCTCATTATGACAAAATGTTCATTTTTTCTACTATAAGTTACTTACTGCATGATGAAATGTAATAGGAAAATAACTGCTAATCCCCACATAACTGGATGAACTTCTTTAGAACGACGTGCTGCTACCATCATGATTGGATATAATAAGAACCCTGATGCAATCCCTTCAGCGATTGAATATCCAAGTACCATCATAATAATAGTTACGAATGCTGGAATTGATGTCTCGATGTTTTTCCACTCAATGTCACCTAAAGAAGAAGCCATTAAAATACCTACAACAATTAAGGCTGGTGCTGTTACAGCTGAAGTAACAACTGATAATAAGCCTGAGCAGAATAACATAATTAAGAAACATAATGCAGTAAAGACTGAAGTTAATCCAGTACGTCCACCCGCTTCAACTCCTGTTAATGATTCAACGAAAGAAGTTGTTGAAGATGTTCCTAAAACGGCACCAACAACAGTAGCAGTTGAATCGGCAAGTAATGCTTTATCTCCATCTACTAAATGACCTTTTTCATCTACTAAACCTGCACGTGCTCCAACAGCCATTAAAGTTCCCGCCGTATCAAAGAAATCGACGAATAAGAATGAGAAAATAACTGGAATCATTTCTACTGTGAAAATACTTGGTAAGGCTTCAAATAATGCACCAAATGTTGGTTTTAAAGAAGGAACTGATGCAATAATTTGCGTTGGTAATTCAACCACACCTAAAATCATTCCGACAACAGCTGTCACAATCATACCAATAAAGATAGCTGCTGGTGTTTTACGAACTAATAAAATTAACGTTACAACTAATCCAATTACTGTAATTAATACATTTGGATCTGTGAAATCTCCGATTCCAACTAATGTTGCATCGTTATTAACGATGATTCCTGAATTTTGGAATCCTAAAAAAGCAATGAAAAATCCGATTCCTGTTCCAACAGCATGTTTTAACGATGTTGGAATACTATTAATAATTAATTCACGTAACCCAGTTGCTGATAAAATAATGAATAAAATTCCTGAGATAAAAATACCTGCTAAAGCTTGTTGCCAGCTATATCCCATCATTAAAACAACGGTATAAGAGAAGAATGCATTCATTCCCATCCCTGGAGCAAGTGCTACTGGGAAGTTAGCGAATAATCCCATAATTAATGTTCCAATAGATGCTGCTAAAATTGTTGCTGTAAAGACAGCGCCTGTATCCATTCCCGCAGCTCCAAGTGTATTTGGATTAACGAAAATGATGTACGCCATTGATAAGAATGTTGTAACTCCGGCAATAAATTCTTTTGAAACAGTTGTGCCACGTTCTTCTAATTTGAAGAATTTGTTCATGTCGGTACTCCTCCCAATTCTTCTCCTTCTCTCGGCTCGTAAATTAAAAAGGTAAGTATCACGGATCTATCTAATTTCCTACTCCAATGAACAAAGATAGAATGTCCTCCCCCGTAATACTTACCTAAAAAACAAAAGGGACTTCCAGCTAAAAATGCTGAAAGTCCCTACTTATGGTAAATCAGAAATCAAAAAAATAATTGGCCTATTTTCTTAATAACTGATAAAACCCGTAGTCTACTCATTTACGGTGAGTAGGTAGAGACTTTCGGACCATATTTCCGATGATATACGAGAGAAAAGATTCAATTTACTACTTAAATATAAGGTCTATACCTATAAAAGTCAATGATTTTCCACAGAAAATTTACACCTTTTTTGTATTTTATTGTAAAAATGTAAATAATGATTTTTATTTTCATAATTTAAGCTAGTAAAAAAGCGATTATATCTATAATCGCCTCATTCAACGTAAAGAAATATTCTCTTAATTTTGTTAATAACACACCAAATCAATTTTAAGACAATATAAATAAGATATCCCCAAAAAACCCCCAGTGTGTTTACCATTAAATCATCGACATTAAATCCTCGATAAGCATATCCAGTTACTAAGTCGTACGTTAATTGCAAAGATTCTATACATAAAGAGGTCATAAAACCAATTAGTGTTATATTTACTAAATTCCACTTATGCTTTTTAAATAGAATCGGAAAATAAAAACTCAATGGCATTAACAACAAAAAATTCCCGACCGTTGTAATATGAAATAGATTTCCCCATTTCATAAAATCGAATAATTCAAAATTATGTCGTCTCTCAAGTAAAATTCCACATTCAGACTCTCGCTTTAAAATCTCAATATAATTTGGATTAATTGGAATCGGAAAGAAAACTAACCGAATGACATTTAAAACATAAAAAACAAAACTCGTGACTAATAAACACTTCCATATCGAATTCGTACTATTAAATCGGCGATAAAAAAACAAAAAAATCACTGACAAAATAACAGTAACCCAAAAATTAAAGTGAATAACTGATGTTGCCTCT is a window of Turicibacter sanguinis DNA encoding:
- a CDS encoding ester cyclase — translated: MSEKEIVIAFFIEGYVKKNYEYVLKILSEDYIDHSPASARSNHDAVNILKIIANIFDNLKIEILDVFAENEQVATRVRYEAKHIGEYMGISATHKTISFEALENFKVVNGKIVESWGYWPDKEIEVLLLEEQI
- a CDS encoding 1-deoxy-D-xylulose-5-phosphate synthase, producing the protein MELNILNRINSPKDLKALNQEDLPLLADEIRQVIIEKVSQTGGHFGPNLGMVEATIAMHYVFNSPVDKIVYDVSHQCYPHKILTGRKHGFIDPEQFASITGYSSPKESEHDFFTVGHTSTSISLACGLAKARDVKGEKENIIAVIGDGSLSGGEAYEGLNNAAASGKNMIILVNDNDMSIAVNHGGLYKNLAELRQSNGTCENNFFKSLGFDYRFVPNGHDIDALINVFSEVKDTEKPVVIHMYTVKGKGYKPSESNKEGFHYVGPFNLETGKQLYSFNGENYGQIIDNFLCEKAKTDEKVIAITAGTPGVVGLNKFRYEFPEQFMDVGIAEEHAVALASGLASQGAKPVLGLYSSFIQRTYDQLSQDLAINNNPALILVFGSGISSADVTHLGVFDIALVSNIPNIVYLAPTTKEEYLAMVEWGLEQNEHPVVVRVPGGPVISTKEEVAPNFSQLNCYQKMNDGSKVAILALGSFYTLGQNVQEKLKSITGIEATLINPRFASGIDEALLTQLLANHQIIVTLEDGVLDGGFGEKISRFYADKEIKVLNYGATKEFTDREDINLLYERYRLREDLIVEDIKRLL
- a CDS encoding VanZ family protein produces the protein MMLTTCSDLRELYNQIQHLEATSVIHFNFWVTVILSVIFLFFYRRFNSTNSIWKCLLVTSFVFYVLNVIRLVFFPIPINPNYIEILKRESECGILLERRHNFELFDFMKWGNLFHITTVGNFLLLMPLSFYFPILFKKHKWNLVNITLIGFMTSLCIESLQLTYDLVTGYAYRGFNVDDLMVNTLGVFWGYLIYIVLKLIWCVINKIKRIFLYVE
- the guaA gene encoding glutamine-hydrolyzing GMP synthase — its product is MQHDEVIVLDFGSQYNQLITRRIREFGVYSELKSHKLTAAEIKQMPNVKGIIFSGSPNSVTQEGAFTVDPEIFNLGLPILGICYGMQLTTHMHGGVVERAEQREYGKAEITIKNVNKLYQDMPQEQVVWMSHGYHVTKLPEGFVVDASSDSCPIAAASNEERNIYLVQFHPEVQHSVYGSQILKNFIFNVCGAEANWSMKNFIDEQVEKIRAQVGSENVLCALSGGVDSSVVAALIHRAIGDQLTCMFVDHGLLRKGEAESVVETFDGKFNMNFIKIDAQERFLNKLKGVSDPEQKRKIIGNEFVYCFDEESAKLKDMKFLAQGTLYTDIIESGTDTAQTIKSHHNVGGLPEDMEFELIEPLNTLFKDEVRQLGLELGLPEEIVFRQPFPGPGLGIRVLGEVTEEKLEIVRESDFILREEIKKAGLERDVWQYFTALPNIKSVGVMGDERTYDHTVVVRAVTSIDGMTSDWARIPFDVLQKISVRIVNEVAHVNRVVYDITSKPPATIEWE
- a CDS encoding NCS2 family permease, whose protein sequence is MNKFFKLEERGTTVSKEFIAGVTTFLSMAYIIFVNPNTLGAAGMDTGAVFTATILAASIGTLIMGLFANFPVALAPGMGMNAFFSYTVVLMMGYSWQQALAGIFISGILFIILSATGLRELIINSIPTSLKHAVGTGIGFFIAFLGFQNSGIIVNNDATLVGIGDFTDPNVLITVIGLVVTLILLVRKTPAAIFIGMIVTAVVGMILGVVELPTQIIASVPSLKPTFGALFEALPSIFTVEMIPVIFSFLFVDFFDTAGTLMAVGARAGLVDEKGHLVDGDKALLADSTATVVGAVLGTSSTTSFVESLTGVEAGGRTGLTSVFTALCFLIMLFCSGLLSVVTSAVTAPALIVVGILMASSLGDIEWKNIETSIPAFVTIIMMVLGYSIAEGIASGFLLYPIMMVAARRSKEVHPVMWGLAVIFLLHFIMQ
- a CDS encoding alpha-L-fucosidase, producing MDHRLDMYTSIVPNHRQLIIQEMKYYAFIHYGINTFTDKEWGNGREEESLFNPKNQDTDQWCRAIADAGMKGIILTCKHHDGFCLWPTQTTEHSIKNSPYKNGEGDVVQEVANSCKKYGLKFGVYLSPWDRNADCYGTPEYNDFYIKQLTELLTNYGEIFMLWLDGACGAKEDGKPVQKYDFERIWTTAIELQPDIVMSGCAPDVRWIGNESGKTRESEWNVVPKFQYEQQNFVANCQTDHDMKKFQQRCQDIMLPDMGSREFLSHFDEFMWYPAEVDVSIREGWFYHLTQSPKSLHHLMKIYYNSAGNNSLMLLNIPPDKNGLLDERDIERLREMGQWIKKEDDLVIDNVKIERSTDGFNIKMTFEKQSVDRIRISEDTTKSQRVERFFIYSDKNKIYEGTIIGFSKIAIFEPIVTDNLIIKILECRKEPYIEKIEVVATGSYRVK